TCTTGACATTTTCAGAGCGATAAAATCTTTGAAAAATTTTATCTTTCTCGTCATCTTTAATACCTACCCCTGTGTCATACACACTTATGATAGTTTTATCACCCTCGCACTTTGCAGATATTTCTATCTTCCCAAAATCAATATTATATTTTATCGCGTTAGATATAAGATTATTTAAAACATGGTCAAAAAAATCTTCATCTACCACAATAAATAAATCTTCAGGGATATCTATTTTTACCCTTATATTTTTTTTAGATATTTCATCATTATAAAAATTAATCCATTTAATAACCATATTACGTAATAAAATATTTTCCTTTTTAAACTCAAAAGTTGCATATTCAAGTTTTGTTAAAATCAGAAAATGATTAAACAGTCTATTTAAATATCCGGCATTTCTTACAATTACCTTTTTGGCTGTTTCTTCAACCTCTTCATCGTTTTTAGTCCTTAATAAAATATCGCTGTATGAAATAATTTTGGTCAAAGGTGTCCTTATCTCATGAGCAAGGGAATCAATTACATCGGATTTGAATTTATTAGACTTGAGAAGCTCCTGGTTTTTTATAACAAGCTCATCATGTATTTTTATGTATTCTGAAATTGCCTCTTTCAATTTTATCTTGAGATTTTCTTCATTTTTTATAATTTGGTTATACATTTTATTGAATGCTTCAGACAATTCCTGAATCTCATCACCGGTATTAAACACGGGAATTGCTATACTTTTATTATTAATAATCCCCTTTGCGCTGAGACTTAGTCTTTTTAAGTATTTTAAAATCAACGTATGAAGCAAAACAATTATACCGATAAGCAAAGATGTAAACATTATAAATGCTGTAGTATAAAAAAGCCTGTTATTTGCCTTTATAGATTGTTCAATCTCTTTGAGAGGGATAAAAATAGATATCCCCCCTCTAAAGTCCCCTACCTTATACCCTTGATAATCGTGACAAGTCAAACATGACTCATTTATAAAAAGGGGAGCCATATATCTGTAAACTTTTCCAACCTTTTTATCATACGTAACATCCTCATACTCTTTGACACCATTTCTAAAGAGCTTAATTGCTCCTTTCTCAAAATCATCAGGTGCATTTTCAGGATTAACCAAAATATCACTGGTTATGTGAAACCGAAAATTTGTCATTTTATTGGCATATTTTGAAAGCTCTTTAGTAGCAACCGCGGGGACAGGCTCAATCCTATCTCTGTTTTCTGCAACCCACTGTCTTGTAATTATAATCATGTCAAAAAGTGTCTTAGCCTGAATCTTTGCTTGTTCAAAAATTATATTTCTTTGATGGTTCCATATAATTAATAAA
The window above is part of the Deferrivibrio essentukiensis genome. Proteins encoded here:
- a CDS encoding ATP-binding protein, producing the protein MKLSAKLILFLTIIMIFTLSPILLIIWNHQRNIIFEQAKIQAKTLFDMIIITRQWVAENRDRIEPVPAVATKELSKYANKMTNFRFHITSDILVNPENAPDDFEKGAIKLFRNGVKEYEDVTYDKKVGKVYRYMAPLFINESCLTCHDYQGYKVGDFRGGISIFIPLKEIEQSIKANNRLFYTTAFIMFTSLLIGIIVLLHTLILKYLKRLSLSAKGIINNKSIAIPVFNTGDEIQELSEAFNKMYNQIIKNEENLKIKLKEAISEYIKIHDELVIKNQELLKSNKFKSDVIDSLAHEIRTPLTKIISYSDILLRTKNDEEVEETAKKVIVRNAGYLNRLFNHFLILTKLEYATFEFKKENILLRNMVIKWINFYNDEISKKNIRVKIDIPEDLFIVVDEDFFDHVLNNLISNAIKYNIDFGKIEISAKCEGDKTIISVYDTGVGIKDDEKDKIFQRFYRSENVKKRISGTGLGLSIAYRVVEKMGGKLKVESIFGKYTVFTITLYNK